The following coding sequences lie in one Rickettsia hoogstraalii genomic window:
- the recJ gene encoding single-stranded-DNA-specific exonuclease RecJ — translation MKPQASINGKIWQQKLINEDIVTELCRSFKISDLLARIVSLRVNNLEEVENFLIPKIKNLLPDPFHLLDMKKAVDRTVKAILNNQKICIFADYDVDGATSAALLKNIFRDLNIICDIYVPDRIAEGYGPTPFAMQKIKDNGTELLITVDCGAMAHEALKYAKDLNLDVIVIDHHIATEILPDAVAIVNPNRIDEKSEYKHLAAVGVAFLFATAILSNLKKQNYFTQTLLQPNLMKYLDLVALGTVCDMMKLTGLNRAFVASGLKVMQQRQNIGIKTLYDMAGLNEIPKCYHLGFILGPRINAGGRVGKSSLGANLLSTSCSNEASKLAEELEKHNNERKVIELLMIEEATEIALTQQDSSLLFIVKEGWHPGVIGIVAGRLKEKFDKPVAVVALNDGIGKASCRSILGIDFGAEIINAKSKDLLIAGGGHAMAAGFTVTAEKLQELQNFFNNAFRISINKLENYKHAEYDIDLTVNGVNFPLMEELNTLEPFGQGNHEPIFKFDDLFVLKADIVGSKHIKCMLAPNKRGFGNKALSAIAFNSVGTSFEEVLLSPKAKNIAAIGTLKTNNWQDNYTIQLIIKDILLKE, via the coding sequence ATGAAACCACAAGCATCTATAAACGGTAAAATTTGGCAGCAGAAACTGATTAACGAAGATATAGTCACCGAGTTATGTCGTAGTTTCAAAATTAGTGATTTACTTGCTAGGATAGTATCATTAAGAGTAAATAATCTAGAGGAAGTAGAAAATTTTTTGATACCGAAAATCAAAAATTTATTACCTGATCCTTTTCATCTACTCGATATGAAAAAGGCTGTAGATAGAACCGTTAAAGCTATTTTAAATAACCAAAAAATATGTATCTTTGCCGATTATGATGTGGACGGTGCTACTTCAGCCGCTTTACTTAAAAATATTTTTAGAGATTTAAATATAATATGTGATATTTATGTTCCCGATCGTATAGCTGAAGGATACGGCCCAACTCCTTTTGCTATGCAAAAAATTAAAGATAACGGCACAGAATTATTAATTACGGTTGACTGCGGTGCTATGGCACACGAAGCCCTAAAATACGCAAAAGACCTTAACCTTGATGTTATAGTAATCGATCATCATATAGCTACAGAAATATTACCAGATGCAGTAGCTATAGTAAATCCAAATCGTATTGATGAAAAAAGCGAATATAAACATTTGGCAGCCGTAGGAGTTGCTTTCTTATTTGCAACTGCAATATTATCGAATTTAAAGAAGCAAAATTATTTTACGCAAACACTGCTTCAACCTAACCTAATGAAGTATCTAGATTTAGTGGCTCTTGGTACTGTTTGCGATATGATGAAATTAACAGGCTTAAATCGTGCATTTGTCGCAAGCGGTTTGAAAGTAATGCAACAAAGACAAAATATCGGTATTAAAACATTATATGATATGGCAGGGCTTAATGAAATACCGAAATGTTATCATTTAGGTTTTATTCTAGGTCCACGTATCAATGCAGGCGGTAGAGTAGGAAAGTCAAGTTTAGGGGCTAATCTCCTATCTACTAGTTGTTCTAATGAAGCAAGTAAATTAGCTGAAGAACTTGAAAAACATAATAATGAGCGTAAAGTAATTGAGTTATTAATGATAGAAGAGGCAACAGAAATTGCTTTAACTCAACAAGATAGTAGTTTATTATTTATCGTAAAAGAAGGATGGCATCCAGGCGTTATAGGAATCGTTGCCGGCAGATTAAAAGAAAAATTTGATAAGCCGGTAGCGGTTGTGGCTTTAAATGACGGGATTGGTAAAGCTTCATGCCGTTCTATTTTAGGTATTGATTTCGGTGCTGAGATTATCAATGCTAAAAGCAAAGATTTGCTAATAGCAGGCGGAGGTCATGCTATGGCGGCAGGTTTTACCGTAACTGCTGAAAAATTACAAGAATTGCAGAATTTTTTTAATAATGCTTTTAGAATTAGTATAAATAAACTAGAAAATTATAAGCATGCAGAATATGATATTGATTTAACGGTTAATGGTGTGAATTTCCCTTTAATGGAGGAATTAAACACTTTAGAGCCTTTCGGTCAAGGAAATCATGAGCCTATATTTAAATTCGATGATTTATTTGTATTAAAAGCGGATATCGTTGGAAGTAAACATATTAAATGTATGCTTGCTCCAAATAAGCGAGGCTTTGGTAATAAAGCCTTGTCTGCTATTGCTTTTAATTCGGTAGGTACTTCATTTGAAGAGGTTCTATTAAGCCCTAAAGCAAAGAATATTGCCGCAATAGGAACGTTAAAAACAAATAATTGGCAAGATAATTATACTATTCAGTTAATTATAAAAGATATACTTCTTAAAGAGTAG
- a CDS encoding RND transporter: MRGKIENFDEAISGYLMRLPRSLWLLAMTYTLISPKVS, encoded by the coding sequence TTGCGAGGAAAAATTGAAAATTTTGACGAAGCAATCTCAGGATATTTGATGAGATTGCCACGCAGCCTATGGCTGCTCGCAATGACGTATACACTTATATCTCCGAAAGTTTCTTAG